GAGGATCAACTTACTTAAAGACTAATTATGAGGATTAGTCATTGTATTATTGATGGAATGACTTATAACCCAAGAGGTGATGAATTCATGGTTGATCCCCACTTATGTGGTAAAACGAAGCTATGGAAAGGGTCACGAAGCAGTACACTAATTGaccatttctataatttgtgtACTTGTGAGGTTGAACTACAACTCTTAATGAATTCATAACACTATGGGAAGGGTGGTTCTGTTGAGACGAACCTAATAAATTCACCGCTTAACACTTGAGCATAGATTGCTCTTAATGATTTATACCCTAATTGGGTAGTCTATTTTGAGGTAGACCTAGCGAAATCAATGACTTGAGTGAAAAGGGTTAACCGTCATTTATGAAAGATAATGGGGTATCCCAAGAAGCTGAGTAGTTAAGAAATATTTTGAGAAACGTGCAGTTGTGGAGGTGTCCAAGACCATCACTACATATACATTGTGATTCACAAATTGTCATTCGCATTGCAAAGAATAGTGTCTATGATAGAAAGAGAAGACACATAAAGGGTCAAACATGAGTCTGAATGGTAGTTGATGGCTAAAGATTGATCACAATGGAGGTTCTGAGGTCTGAGAGATCCTCTCACAAAAGGTCTAAACTGAAAGAACCATCCTTGAAATATCAAGGGAGGTGGGTTAAGACtagtgaggtaaggaattcatgACGGGTACCACTTCTGTGGTCAAACGAAATCATGAAAAGACTTACACcatatttatgtctttaaccAATTTGTAGCCTTTAAAGGtggtctatattgagataggcTTGACAGAGCCGaaagtctatattgagatagacttgataGACATAAAAGTCTATAATGCGATGAAACTTTGTGAGAGTTGAAAGTCTATTTTGAGATAGACTTTGACAGGGTGGAGGTCTATATTGGATAGACATACCAGACGTGAATACTAAGAGTATTATTCATAAGAAGTCAAAGAGTTTGACTTTCGTAGAACCTGCATTTTAGAGTTGGCGTGTGCAttagagttcaaaatttatcTAACCGGTGAGTTCAAGATTCTATAAAGAATGGATTATCCACACTAATTCTTGGTCATGAATTGTTAGGGGGGTTGTTAATAAACTCCCACATTTTCCTCTCATGATTGTGGCTATGCTCTATTTTAATATTTGTGGTTTCCTTATAATTAGTTTAATTGTGGCTAATATCTAGAGGTTTGTTAGAGCCATCTAGTATATAAACCCCATTACATTTCAATGAAGACACACCTAAAAACTTTCTTCCCCTCCTTCGTATGCTTCCCTAAGTCTGAGCAATACTCAGGTTGGTCTACGTTTAAGCTGGTGCGAGCTTGGCGTGATTATTCTGTGTTGCATGTCGAAAGCGTACCGGTTTATCTTGACTGCACCGTCACCGGACAAATAACGCTTTTAATGCAGTGTTCTATAACACGAAACAGACTCTTTTCTACTCTAGTTTATTCTCTTTCTTTCAGATATATTGCCAGCCTTTGTTGACATTGCTTATAATTGTGAgatatagttaaaaaaaaaaaaacttattgtgagagtgggatttgaacTCACGCCCTTTCAGACCAGAACTTTAATCTGGCACCTTAGACCAACTCGGCCATctcaacacttttttttaacaatttaaattaaataatataagttTTTAACATTTAAATTCTTTGTTAAGAATGAAACTTAGTATCCTTAGATAGTCCTGATTGTGAATAAAAGGCCATTGAGCGTGTTGGCCACAactataattaaaagaaaaaaaatatcttttttattaataatttctcTGTTGgtgtttagttatttttttttttttgttttgcatcCCTCGGTGCGACTGTGCGAGGGTTGAAGAAATGTATAGAACGTCTCTATCAAGATAAAGTGGTCTAATTGTCTAAAAATGCTAATTCAGCAGGTTCAAGACTATCATCCAAGTGgttcaaaaaaagaagaagcaagaAACGTATCGGGCGATTGACAAGTAAAGAACTCCCGTTTTAACTTGAATCTTTATATGGacattattttatatctttCTTCGACCCTAGCACTAAGAGATGCAACTAGAAAAAGAAACCTAGACTtaacactaataaaaaaaaactatctataaataagatatttgtttcttttaattatagGTGCAGTCAACACGCCCAACAACCTTATTCCCTATCATGGCTCCGCACTCTTCACTAGGTGTGGCCAATTTTCAAGTTTAATgctacaaatatatatgttactCTATATTTTATAATTCGTGGTATGGAGTTGAATGATTCCCAAGTCTAAAGCAATTTCATGGTAGAGGAAACAAAAATcaaatgtactaattaattcactACAAAGATTATGATGTGACCCAATGTTGGATTTAAGAATGGGCATATGAGTGAGTTACATAAAAGAATTCTTGTTCTTGTTAATTTGCCTACTAGGCAAGGAAGTTCACATTGATTCCAAgaaaaattataccatgaactagTGTTTATTTTACATTGTAAACCTTAAtctaaaaataacattcagattttGTACCTACAAGTACATatcatgtacataatatgtcatTGGTAGGCACATCACTTTTGAAAACATGTTACATGGAATAACAATTGAATTCCCAATTAAAAGGTTCATTTCACTAACTAGTAAAACATGTAATCAAATAGGATGTTAATGGGATGATATTGAGTAGAACACTAAGTTTTAAATGCAATCATATTTACGTTAGATTTAATTTATGATTTGCTTAGTACTTTTTGCAGATTTTCAAAGTATGTTTGTTAAAAGGATGCTTATGGCATGCTTGGTTGGATGGAAATTTCAaaaaagttgaggaaaatgtgttattatgttgtttggttggatgaaaaatgtttttcatgGAGTTTGACTTTTCAAAACAAATTCCAAAGGTAGAAgttgatattttgtttttcaaaggGATTGAGAAGAAAGTATGAAGCAATTGGACTATTTTGCccttatcaaaatttattaccactattattattatggacatattggtctttatattcataattccttactaTTTCAAACCcgaccaaacaatggaatcaattttcctcataatttgttttctatggaatttgaattccatttctttcaaatatttttcagcgaaccaaacaggCTGTTACTGTATAACTGTATTCACTAAAGGATGCCATGTTAAATACAATTCAACTGCAAAATTTTTCgtatttcattttaaattgtacAATTTGCATTCAGCGATAATTAATGATTTTCTACATTTTGTGTTAAGCATACATTAGAAACAGTTTTTCTAAAGCAATAAAATGAAGGTAGATTACTGCATAACTCACATGAAGTCATTAATAAAGAAATTGGTCAAATGGGTTTTGGACATATTTTAAGGGATGACAACGGAGCTTTCGTTGCTGTTAGAGGTATTCCATGGAGAGGGGTTTTCCCACCTAGGGAACCAGAAGCAGTTAGAGAAGCTTTAGTTGGATTCTACATTATGATAAAGTTTATGTTGAGACTGATTCTCTGTTAATTGTGCAAGGAAACTCTTACTTCCATCTAGTTATTAGGAATATCAAAAACCTTATCAGTAGCAAATCGGGCAACTCATGAGTTAGCTAGACAGTTCGTTTCTTTGCCTGATTGTACGGAGTGATTTGTTAACTCTCCCCCTTGGATGTCATTTAATATCTGTTCTTTCGTTCAAAAAAACTCACACGAAGTGAAGTGGGACTGAATACCAATATATTATGTTGGCCTCTGTGAACCTTaaatccaaaatacacaatttacatactgattattcacaatttatatattgaatgttcacaactaaATATTTACTCCCTCCATCGCGAATTGAATGTCACATTTGCTTTTTGCCcgctttttaaaaaattaaaataaatatgatataCTTTCCAATTATGCCaccaactttttcacttttgaaaataaaaacaatgtagaaaacaaaaatcataagggtaaaattgaaaaaaataaaatgataatgatgttcaattttagaaagagaACGATATTTTGGGCcaaactaaaaaagaaagtaagacagataaaataagatgtgaacattcaatatgtaaatttgtAAAGATGAACCCGAGCCCATGGTATAATTATTCTAGAAAACGAGACTTTCTCctcaccttgtgaccctagccgacaaaaaatcacaaggaggtaaaccagcctaagttatccattcatggtataattattgGTTAGCCTGAAAGTAGGCCTTAGAAGCCAAAGAGTGTGCAATCATATTAGAGGATCTACAAATTAAACGAATATAGCAATTAAGAAAAGAAGACATAATCTCCCAACACCCATCAGTTGCAATGCCAACAAACAACCGAATTGCGACCATGGGAGCTGTTAGACATCCGTGAAGCCCTGAACAGTTGGTGTGTAAAATAACAGAGCTAACCCCACAACCCTTTAACCATGATAGAACTTCTTTACAAGCCAAATTTCCGCCATAAGGGGGCATGAGCAATCTGGCAGTTGCCAAGCCTCCGGTTGGCGTAAATAGGACAGCTCCAAATGTAGCTCTGCCTGTCATTAGACTGAATCCAGCGTCAAAGAAACAAGCAGCACCTGACTCCTCCATGGGTGGCATGACAACAGGCTGAACTGGTGGAGATGAACATTAGAAGCAGTTTAACATTATACAGATTATTGTAGATTTGTAGTCTAATTTGTAGTTTAGATATTGTAAATGTGGGTTTATTTGGGTGAGGGAATGATTAGGCTGTTTGATATCAGTTGTGAAGGAATTTTTGTCTTGCTTGGTTAAAGAACCCACAGAAACTAAGAGAATTGGTGTATTAGTTGGTTAATTAGAGAAAttctctactttttttttataaaaataaaaccagaaattttttttaaaataataacaaatgaaaGTAAACCcataaattatttgattttatttctaaaagGAAAATGCTCTTAAGAGTATCTCCAAGAGATCAATGTTTTAGGATGATTTTTTCCTAGCAATTAGGAAAGAAAGTGAAATgaacaaatgaaataaaatacacaaaacaaaacaaaaattatgtctTTCATAGCTTGGAGCTATTGGTGCGGTGCACCCAATGTGCACCTGcagtaaatattttttatttttctccaaGCTATGGATTCCACAAAAATTCTTAATTTGTAATCCatagtaatttattttccttcaCTGTCCTCTCACCTCTCTCCTCCATTAAACCAACTAAATAATGCCAAGGAAAAGAATGTAGAGAAAATAAATGAAGGGTATGTTGAATTTCTCtgtctaaaattatatatttgtattgtttgaaagaaaaagaaaataaaggtgGCTCATATCAAGTGTAAATTTATAAAGGCACTTCATTGTGAGGAAAATCCCTTCCAAAAGGGAAAGGAGAGAAGATAACGATGCACATTGGAAGGTAATAAACCACCAAAGGCCTTCTCTCTCGAGAAGGCGGCGGCAGCCATCCAAAGACCATTTTCATTTACTTCTCCCCCAAAAACTCCCTAATGAACACAAGGAAATTCCTCACTCAACCCTCTCTCTTTCTAATCATAGCCTCCTATTAAgctatagaaaaaaaaaaacccaaacatggacataaatgacaatttttgtctctaaattataaaataatggtCACTTGCGCTAGTTATAGCTCAAGGACAAGAAATGAGCACAACCAACAAATAAtgacaaattctacaattatcgtATAATAACTTGAgataaaagtgcaattttcccatAACTTTATGAACAAATAAAAGTCATTACCCTTTTAAACATCACCAGACAGGAAAAAGAAGCACAAATTTCTCTCCAAATGCTTTAGAAACTAACAAAGGAATTTTACTTCCTCAGAGATCAGAGTACCCAACATTTTGTTCCTCCATCCAACAAAAGCATTTGCAGTTTCTAACTAAAGATTTTAAAGAGGTTTATGGATTACTAAAATACACACACTGACAGGGATTTTAAGGGTAATGCTAAAATAGGCCCTAAAGGAATCACTTAAATAACACTGAATGCTATCATTTTATCACAAATGTTGGTAAAGCCAACCAATTCACAAACACTAATGAATAGTGACAAAGAATATAAGCATCGAACCCATATTTTGCATACACCTTTCCTACATTCAAAAACCaacataaaacacaaaaaatgtacaaaaagtgttttttttttaaaaagacagACATCCAAGAAAAAAGGGTACAATATGTCAATATCTGAAAAAGATACAAAATTTTAGGCCAATTTCTGTTGATAGAGTCAGAAATCTCGTGTGGAAAGTGCCGCTCATTGCACCACTCACCGATGCTGCGTTTGCACATTTTATGCAGTGATTTCATCATTCTTAGATcaacaaatcaaacacaaaaaccTACACCCAACTCACCAAAAATACAGAAGCAGGAAAATAAACCACTGCTCTAGACATACAACAATTAGATAAAGTATAacagagtaattttttttagaagaagGTATACAGAACACGGAAGGCAAAAGCTTCTAAGGTGACCATTGCAAATGTCTTGAGAAACAAACCCTTAGGAATAACTAAAATCATAAGTCACAATCTGAATTTACCAAAATAATAATCTGAAAAcataataaacacaaaaaatacaaaatcttCTAAAAAAGATGCGAAATATAGGCCAATTTCTTTTGATAGAGTCAGAAATCTCGTGTGGAAAGTGCCGCTCATTGCACCACTCACTGATGCTGCGTTTGCACATTTTATGCAGTGATTTCATCATTCTTAGATCAAAAAATCATGCACAAAATACCTACACCCAATTCACCAAAAATACACAAGCAGGAAAATAAAGTATAACCACGAAAATAAACCACACATACAACGATTAGATAAAGTATAACAGCCTTCAATATACTGTCTTACCTTAGATCCGCCGGAGAGTTCGCCGGTGCCTTTGGTTGTCGTCAATGCGCCGGCGACCTCTGTTGATGGCAGTGGACAGTGTTTGCTGAGGTGGCATCGCGACCTGGAATTGCAGGCGGCGGACGACGGTCGACGTCGCGCCTGCAGGCATATGGCGGCGGCGGAGCTGGTTCCCGGCGGTGGCGACAtgcttcttctcttctccttcaGGCGACGCCGTCGCTGCTACTCAAGCTCCAGTAGACGACGCGACTTGGAGTCGCGGGCAGCGGACGGCGGGCGTCGTCGAAGCAAGATGGCGGCGACGAGGCTGGGCTTCCCGGCTCGCCGCTACTGCCTTCCCCATTTTTTTTCGGTCACCtttgtctctctctctccatttTTAAGTTTGGCTGCGGGTATATAATGTAGAAGGCAGCTAGGGTTATGGCTGATTAAAGGTGAAGAACATGATGATGGATTATTATGTTGGGTCGAGTCTGGCCCAATTCGGCCAGGTCTggacttattaaaaaaaaaatatttattggaCCTATTTGGTTTGTTTAAGGCATTTTGATGGTAaattatcaatcattattgcatggactatggtccacacagctgtgtggaccaaaaataaaaagtatattatttttgtactgaaggtacattatttttatactgtaggtacattattttaggttacattatttttgtactgaaggtacattatttaatatatactgtcaaataatgtacctacagtacaaaaatactgtaccttcagtataaaaataatgtacttttNTGATGGTAaattatcaatcattattgcatggactatggtccatgcaataatttgccgtaaattataccatgaaccaaggTTTACTTTGCATTGTACACCTTGGTTCAAATAATATTCAGATTCTGTATATGTAGCTGATATATTCTGTACCTGTAGTTAAGGGTGAACAAAAAAATCGGACCGACCGAAAAACCTACGACCGATAACTGATTGTTCACCTTTTAAAGTCTTAACCATAGCCCACAAGTAAACCGACATTCATATAGAACTCTCAAACTATTGTACATTGAATGTGAGAATGCATGAACCGGGAAAAATATCTTGGGGTGCAAACTAGAATAGCCAATATGCTACTAGTTCTCTTAGAatcctactctgtctaaggagttaaTTTTTAATGGGGTTTTGTCCCGGCCAACTTTTCTAAGAGTATACTTGGGTCTATCACATGTCAGTATAATTTGTTTATTAGGCTTTAAAATCCATATTGCCAAAGtgattataattttgattaataaaagagtagccacaacatctttaattgACTCAGGATTATTAAGTTTAATCACATAAAGATCGGCAATAAACtgataattgtctagtgatcttatacttttaattaattcaGGAGTAGTCACAACATCCTTGATcaattaaaatcatatattaagTTGTTTCACtagatcacataaagttttagacatatcaATTGCGATTAATTGTATATAACATGAAAAAATTCAgtccacaggcaattttgttatatatgtatgattAATTGGAATGAAATATTGagttatgatcataatttagtcCACAGACAATTATGCAGTGGCATATAGTTTGGTAGTTTTGTTACTAAGGGAGGAAAACTCAAACCAAAATCGTACCAATTCCGTTTCTACCATTTAATTAAGGGATATTGCGGCTCAACTGAAGAAGTTGGAAATAACTTTACCAAATttctttgtggtgcattttgcacTTAATACCATTCCTCAACAATATAGCCCCTTTAAGATTTCCATTAACACACACAAGGTGAA
This portion of the Ipomoea triloba cultivar NCNSP0323 chromosome 5, ASM357664v1 genome encodes:
- the LOC116019009 gene encoding uncharacterized protein LOC116019009, whose product is MSPPPGTSSAAAICLQARRRPSSAACNSRSRCHLSKHCPLPSTEVAGALTTTKGTGELSGGSKPVVMPPMEESGAACFFDAGFSLMTGRATFGAVLFTPTGGLATARLLMPPYGGNLACKEVLSWLKGCGVSSVILHTNCSGLHGCLTAPMVAIRLFVGIATDGCWEIMSSFLNCYIRLICRSSNMIAHSLASKAYFQANQ